TGATACTCTCCCTCTGTCTTGCAATGTGAGACTGCAAATGATCTCAACGACGCATCGAGACTGCAAGCGACGGCCCATTGGGCAATGCAGCCAGGACTTTTGGGTCGCGTGGATCCGTTCTGCGACGCTCGATGCGGGTACTCGCGGAGGTACTGCGCTGCTCGTGAACTACGCGTACCTCGATGGCCGTCAGCTTCAACGATCGCGATTCGACCGACCACCGATGTTTGATTCGCGCTTCCACATAGCGGCTCGCTGGTCAACATCCCGGATGAACGCTGTCTTGCCATCGCTGTAACACTGCATATCACCCAGGCAGCTGCTTGCCAGTGTTTGCTTCAGTGCACCATACGCCAAAGCTACGGCCGGATGGGCGCGGAGGTAGTCGCGGAAATCGAGGTGGCGCGCGATCTCGCTCGAACCTTGAGCGAAGGCGTGAACCTGGTGCGTGCGTCGTCCAGCGGAGTTGTCTTTCCGGAAGTAGCGCCTGCATGGAATGCCGAACTCACCCATCACCTGATAGCCGAGGGCGCTGTATGCCGCTCCCCGTGTGTCCAGCGCCTCCACGCTCGGAGCAACCGCCAATATGTCGATCACGGGCTTTGCAATGAGTCCCGCTATAGCGGTGCTCCCAATGTGGTGGAGATCGAGGGGGAGGTCGCCGAGGGCTTTTGTGAGCCGCTCCGCTTCCCGGGCGAACTCGCTTGCCCACGCGGGATCGTGTTGGGCGAGTACGATCATTTCACCGCCCGATGGGTTTCAGGGGCCCACATTCATGCAGCCTTTTTTCAGACTGGTGCAAATATATGAACGGACCAGATCGGCGCAGTGCCACGCTCGTATGTTAGAAGACCATGCAATCATCCTATAGTACAAGGCGCTGCGTGATCGCGCTTGCGCTCGGGCTCCTTGTCGCCGGCGCACCCATGCGCCGCGCTGATGCGCAGGCGACCGTCACGTCTGCGGCGGCCGAGCGGAAAAACGTCCTGCTGATTCTCGTCGACGACTTGCGGCCGGAGATTGGCGCATACGGAAGCGCGCGCGCCATTACGCCGAACATGGATCGTCTGGCGGCAACAGGTGTGTTGTTCGAACGGGCCTACACGCAGATCGCCGTCTGCGCGCCGTCGCGCGCTGCGTTGCTCACCGGGTTAAGGCCCGACTCGACGCGCATCTATGACCTCGTGACGCCACTCCGCACGGTTATGCCGGCCACGATGACGATGCCGCGATTCTTCAAGTCGCAGGGATACACGACGATGTCGTTGGGCAAGGTCTATCATCATCACGATGATGACCCACAGGGATGGAGCATGCCCCCGCTGGATGCGGAGGGTGCCTGGCACGGGCGCGGTTACCTTGCGGAGTCGTCGATCCGCGCCGTCGAGTCGTTCGCCGCGACGCGCGGCACGGGCAGCGGAGGGCGCGGACCCGCATTTGAGGCGGCAAACGTGCCCGACACCGCGTATCCCGACGGCAAGCTCGCGAACCTGGCGATCGAACGGCTCATCAAGCGCTCCGTCGGCGTACCGTTTTTTCTCGCCGTCGGTTTCAACAAGCCGCACTTGCCATTCAACGCTCCGCAGAAGTACTGGAATCTGTATCCGGCCGAGCGCGTCATGCTGCCGTCGAATGATTACCCACCGTCTAATGTCACGCCGTACACGCTCACGACCTTCGGCGAGCTGCGTGCGTACACCGACATGCCCAAGCAGGGGAATCTGTCGCCGGAGCAGGCGCGCGCGCTCAACCGTGGGTATCTCGCCAGCGTGTCCTACGTTGACGCGCAGATTGGCCGCGTGCTCGACGCCCTCAACAGCCTGGGGCTCACCCGCAACACCATCGTCGTGCTCTGGGGGGACCACGGCTACAAGCTCGGCGAGCATGCGCAGTGGACGAAGCACGCCAATTTCGAGCTCGATACGCGCATCCCGTTGATTGTTCGAGCGCCGGGCGTGACGTCCCCTGGCGGCCGCAGCCGGGCGTTCGTGGAAACCGTCGATGTGTTCGCCACGGTGAGCGAGCTAGCCGGCCTCCCCATACCGCCACAGCAGGGAACGAGCATGGTGCCCGTGCTCGCTAACCCGTTGCGCGACTGGAAGACTGCGGCATTCAGTCAGTTTCCGCGCGAGGCAGGGAACCGCGTCATGGGTCGAAGCATCCGCACTGATCGCTACCGCTACGTCGAGTGGACGCGCGAGGCCACTGGAGAGGTGCTCGCCCGCGAGTTGTACGATCACGCCACTGACCCGCAGGAGAACGCGAACGTCGCCGCCATGTCTCGTCGTGCGTCGACAGTCGCGAGCCTCGCGCGACGGCTCAGGGAAGGCTGGCGTGCAGCACGTCCGGGAGACAATCGATAAGCGTACTGGGCGCCACCGCTGCGAGCAGCAGAAGCTATCGCTTGACAGCTTCGGCGGACGTTTGGTGGAATCAGCGAGCGACAGGCTCCGTTCCACGCAATGTTTTCCTGAAGGCAGGCCGCAGCGAAATATTGATGATGCCGAATCGGGCCGCCTCTCCATGGACGGAAAGCGCCGTCGAGTCCGCGGTCTTCATGATCGCCATGCTTTCAATCTGATTAGGGTCGAGCGCTGCAAGTACTTGTTCGCGGCGAACTCGACCGGGGCCAATTGTGTCCGTCGGGAGGAGAGTGCCATCGACAATGATAAGCGGAATGCGTTGCGGCCCTCGTGGAACACAGCCATATAATCGCATTCGCGCTCCACGTCGGTGCTCGCAGGCAGCGACGTACTCGCTGTCGCTGAGAGCGCGGCGTTCGTGGAGGATCTTCGGCGTGGATGCTGTCTGCACGAGCCGATCTGGCGCGCACCCGGTGACTGCGAGAATTCCAAACAGGAGGTGGTTTTTCATGTCCAGCCCTGAAGAGGGGTCAGCAGCCTGACGCCGTAGCTCGGCTGCGGGTATATGAATAAAATGGCGGCGAGCGCAACGCGATAGCTACACTCGTCTGCCGGAGCCAAGGCCATCAGGCAACTGAAATCGTCGCCAGGAGGAGGCCGAGATACCGGGCCTTCGGCCGCCGCAATTCTGGCATCCGCGGATTGGTAAGCGGTTAAGTGCTATTTATCGACGCCGGCTCAACGTATCGTCGGCCTCGTCGCACAATTCTGGCAGTGCCCGGCTTATATGCGAGCCAAAGCTCAGCGTCACAAGCCAACTCGATAGATTCGGATTGTGCGGATATTCCGCTGCGAGACCGGCGCTCATTGCGGTGTAGCGCGCCAGCAGCACCATGCGTCGCTCACGATAGTTGGCCAGCAGTTTCTCTGCGGTTTTGGGCGGCGCCTCGCGGATGAAGAACAGCTTGACAGGATCTCCGTGCGGCCCGGCACCGGATCTACCGGTTCGGATAGCCAGGCCGTCAGCGCCGCGCGCCCTCGCTCAGTGATCTGATACGCGATGCGCCGCGATTCGCGCGGACGCCTTACCGGACTGACGAGCCCGGCCGAGTGTAGCGGCAAGCGCCTTGTCCGATCGGAGCGGGGAGCGGAATGCCATCGACAGACTCTAGCGCGTTAGACACCCGAGACTGGGCTCAGGTCTGGGCTGGTCAGCACGGAACAGGCGACCGACAAGAGGCTGAATGCTGTTATCCGCAGTGCAAACGTTGCTGGCTTATGTGAGTAGATGCAGACTCTGCGCGCCATATCCACCGCACACGAGCTGCGCCTCGCTCTCAACGGCGCGCACCATAAAGCCGTGCTCTCTTGAACACGTACTTCCTCCCTCCCCGGTCGAGCCTGAACAGCACGTTGCCAGGCGGTGGCGCGTCCACGGTCTCGGCACGGATGCGATACCTGCCGAAACCCCGCTCCGAGCGGAACTCTACCTCCGTCCCGTGCAGGCTCCACTCACCGAAGTCTGCCAGCGGATCCGCACCCTCAAGAGGAACCCTGCTGGGGTCGCAGAGCGGCCGCGCATTCGCATCGATAGTGAACAATGGCCGGCGACTTCCGACCATTGGGGAGAGCCCCATGTCGCCTTCAATAATCGCCAAAGGGCAAGCGCCTTGTCCGATCGGGGCGGGAAGCGGGCCGCCGTCGACAGACTCTAGCTTGTATATGCCCGAAACCGGACTCAAGTCTGGGCCGGTCAGAACGGAACATGCGACCGACCAGAAACAAATTGCAGTTAGCCGCGTCAGGCTACGCGCTTGATTAAGCGCCCAACCGCGTGTCCTCACACCCACAGCAGTCACCCACCCCCCAAAGCAAATCCGTAAGCCTGCAGGCTTTCATAATATGCTCCGGCACACGCGGCATTATAATATGACCACCCACAGAATGGTCGATCTGACTCCCAGTAGAACTCCGTATAATGCCTAGTTGAAGTAATCCTGTCGGAAACCGGCGTCAGCGGATACGAGCCGATAAACTCGCTCCCCGAGCCTTCGTGCCCCAAATTGTGTGAGCTCTCGAAATCGAGGGTGTAATAGTTGCCCGACGGCCGGTCGCAGTTATCGAAATGCGCAAAGCCGCCCTCATCACAATCGTTTTCGGTCCTGTAGTTCGAGTGCTTGTTCTGAGCAGCCCAGATCCTGGGAGCGCCGTACGCTGGGGAATATTCCGCATCCTCCAGAGCAGATGCCGGGTAACCCGCAGTACTTTCTGCGGAAGTTCGCCAATGAGCTGACAAGGTACCGTATTTCAGTGCCCAGGGCGCCGTGCTACCAGACGGGGACGGGCCAACCTCAAGGATAATCCATTCCGAATCGCCCGCATGCGGATTGCAGTCAGGATAAAGAATAGGGCAGCTGAACGCCGGGCCGCAGTCATAGACGTAGGAAAGGGCGTAGAAGATGTAGATCACGCCGCCCCAGTCTGGAGAATTGGATTGGCGGACGGCAAAATGAGGCGCCCGGCGCGTGTCGCAGTCGTCAGACATGAAGACCATTTGCGGCCGAAATGCTGCCGCGAGCTCGTACTCGCAGCCATCATCTACGCCATCCTGATCTCGATCCACAGTCTGGTCGAAGTATCCGGGCCTGAAACAGTCACCATAGTTTTTTCCACTGGGAATCGATACGCCGGTTGGTCTTGGAGGACCCCCGTCGCCACAGCCCTCCGGTGGGCACTCGTCAACGCGCCGCGGAGTCAGACCACCATTTGCCTTGATGGAACTATCGCCACGCTGACGATAAACGGCGAGTTCCTCTTCAATCGTTCCGACAGTGTTCCGCACCTGCTTCGCAGCCGCACTCCGCTTGGCTTCAGGGTCGGCCCCAAAGTCTGTTTCCGCGGCGGTGATCTCAAGAAACGGATACTTGGAATCGGTTAGAATGCCGTGTGGCATCGGAGTTCCAAGTACGGAATAAGCAATCTCACTGCCGGGAGAACTACGGAACTTCTGCCCACGTTCTCCGAGCGTAAGCGAAATTCCCTTGACCGCTATATCTGCAGTTCCCCGCCAGCTCAAGCGATCTACAGAACGTCGTAAAACGATCTGGAGTCCGCCCCGCACACTTGCGAGGCGCGCGAGTTCTACCCTGCTAATACCGGTCGCTCGGGACACCTTATCGGCGAGCAAGACTCCCCGGCTTCCCCGAAGGTAGCTCGAAAGATGAATGCGATGCTGGGGAAAGGGGGAATCTCTCAGATCCTCGAAAAGAGCCCTGCGGAGGGATTCGTCGGACAAGGCGATGGCGACAAAGCGCGCCAGCGAGTCGGCTGCGGCGCTGTCCCCCGGCTGGAGCGCAGGAATAACGCCCGGGGAATTCCCGGTCGCAATCGCTCCAGAGATCCGCATTGGACCCACCGGCACGTCTTCGTTACAAGCTGGAAGTGCGAGTGCGACTAGGGCCATCACCGCGAAGCGGATCCCGATACGATGCGGCGAACACGATGTTTTTTTCACGGAGGTCCGTTGTGGAAAGATGGAGCTGGGTGTGTTCGTAATCACGGACAGGGCGCCATCGCTCCGAATCAGAAGCGCTCGGAATGCTGGCGAGCAGGCCATGGTGACGAAGCATTGTTTCGTCGCTATCCATTCTAACGAACTGTCACCGGCTTCGAAACAATTGATTTATGTCGATATCCCAGCCGTCCCGATTCACCCCTCCCCCGGCCTTGGGACACCCGCAATCTCTTCAATCGCCCCACCGCCTTTTCGGACCCGCCACACGACCAACCGCCCTTACCTCAGCAGCAGCAGCTTCTGAATCTCCCCTATCCGACCCGAATCCAGCCCCGCGGGGCGGCGATCTCCAAAGCGGCAAGCGACAACCGCCGGTATGACGCCTTTGCTTCGGGGTGAGCACGCAGCGCACTCAGATGCCGTCGCAGTTTCCACATCTCCGCGCCCGACCGGCCCGGTAAGCGCCTCCTCCGGGGTAGCGTTCGCGATACTGGCGACGGCGCCGTCCATCAGGCTATGCTCCGCATGCTGCGCTTCGCTCAGGAACTCCGATAACCACCAGCATCCGGCTCGCCACCGCGGCGAGCACCAGCGGGAATTCGAACTCATCACCGCGGCGGCGTGATACACGTTCTTGCCGCCCGCGGGGATGTCGGTGGTGCGCGCACCGAGGCTGCCCGCCAGCCTCCTCGACATCGCCCGCGCATTGTCGTCACCGTCAATCCCGATCCACGCGCTTCGTAGAAGCTCCGGCGCGCGCTCGGGGTTCGAGAACGGCACGAGCGGATGAAACGTTCCGCCGTTCAATCCCGTCTCGGCAAGCTCGGAAGCAACGACGGCTCCGCACCACCTTACGTATGAACGATCACCGTTCCCGGAGCGAGTCGGCCGCGCCCTGTCGGCCCCGGCTCATGCACGAGCTCCGCAAGCGCGTCGTCGATCTGATCGTCGCGCACGGCGACAACGACGGTATTCGCGTTGGCTCGAAAACTGCTCGACGTTACGCTTGCGACGTAAGCGAATTCGCACCGAATGGGATGTATCGTCATGGTCCGATGTGGATACATTTCCCACAATCGTACTCGGCGCCCGACGGCGGGACGGTATTATATCAATTGAGAATTGTCGAAGAAGGCCGGAGGCCAATTGCGGCGGCCAATTGCCGAATCCCGAAAACGGAGCGTGCACTGGCGGCAATGAGCAGGCGGCTGAAGGGCGCTATTCGCATGCGGCCTGAACTGGCGCATACAATTGTTAGCGGTGGCGAACCGTTGGAGCCGCTCACTCACGGTGAACCCAGCCGACCAAGGGATAATTCGCCAGTTCTGACGCCGAGGATGGCGTTGCGGTTGCCACCGCGGATCAGCCGCTAACGGCGGAGGACAAACTGGCGATTGACGCCGCGAGATTAAGCCGTCGCGAAACGAACGTAACGGATCCCGTTAAGCGCGCGAGCTGCAATGCAGCAGATTCGATCGTGATGAAGGGCTTATGCAGAGGGGCCGGGAAACAAGTGCATAAAATACTACTGAAGCACTGACCCGTGAACGCATTTGCATTCGTAGCCATATTCGTTCCGTTATGGGCCAGCCGAATCCCTGCCACTGGAGCGAATGAATGGCGAAGCGGTGCCGCTTACCAACATTCGGAGCGGCATCGCATTGACACCGGGGAGCAAACGAGAAAGCCGCCTCTGAGCGACTTGAATACAGAAAACACCAAGGCTGTTATCAAGAGCGTTCTCCTTTTCAGGCGCATCGTAATTCCGGATGGAGCTGCCATCAGTCGCTGCGAAATAGCAAGGCTGATAAACGAAACGTCGTTTGAAAACGGTCTACCGAAGGAACTGGCCAGCAGATTTGTTGGGCCTTCCGGTTTAGCCTGTCCTGTCAGCTATGCTCTACGACCGCCCCGTACTCCGCATTGGGCAGTGGTGCGAATAACGCGTTCAAGCTCGACGACTATCGTTCTGGAAGCGAACGTTCAGGGGCCATTTTCCAACTTTCACATCGAGACCTACAGGTTGCGCATTGCCGCGTCTGCTGCGCAGAAAGCCTCATATAATGTTAAGTCCCTGACTATTACAGCCCGAAGCCTCGGTTTCAGCTGAGTACCGCTAGAGGTTCGCTGAATTTCAAAGGGATGCGTGCTTCTGTTGAGGACCGCGACTAGCCGACGGAATAGCCGGGAAGCTGGTGTCTGTCGGCGGTGGTCGCATAAGACGTATAACGCTCATTGGATCTCCGTCGCCAGCAGCATCGGGATAATCAGCCCCATGGCAACCGAGATAAGTGTAGTTTGTCGCGGCAGGAAAATGAGCGGGAGCCACCCGATCATTGCGAAGTAGCTGGCGATCTGAAGACGATCCCGGGTTCCATTTCAAACCGTCGCGTTGTGCGTATTATCGAGGATACTCCCGCGGCGTGCGACAAACAGCGCCGCACCGGCGATAAGAGTAAACCACACAGCCGCCGCGACCAGAGTCGAGGTATCGGGCTGCAGCATCGCCTGGCTACGCAATGCCTGCCAGAGGAGCAACATTATGAGAAGCACGTAACCGCCTGCGGCCACCGAGACGAGACCGAGGCGGACTGATTCGGGTTGCCGTGCGCGGCCGATCACCAGTCCGCAAACGAGCAGAACCTGCAGGGCGTGCAAGCCGAAAAAGTGCGCGACGCGAATATCGCCGTGGTCCCGGCTCCAGCCTGTGATCGGAAGTCCGCGACCACCATCGGGGGCGCCGACCGTGTGCGCACCGGCTATCGGCATATTGCCTGACTTGCGGACCGCCGTCATCTGCTGCGCAGTGGGGCGCGTCATCAGCCCCCCGATCGAAGCACCTGCAATGGTGATGGTCATTCCGAGCCGGAGTGCTCGGCCGAGGACGCGGTTGGAGAAGGGCTGGCGCCAGAGTGCCACCGCCACGGCTACGCTCATGATCGTCTGAGTGACGATCGCCACGCCCATTATCGAAAACAGCACGCCATCGAATATCGTCGCGGTGTTGAAGTGGCTCGTCGTGCCGCGCCCCGCCTGCACGGCAATGATCGCTACCTCCACGATAAACACGACGGCAGTCGTCCAGCCAACCAGTCGTCGCATTCGCGGCCAGCCGGGAAGCAGTGTGAATATCCAGGCGAGAGTGAAGCAATAGATCGCTATCGAGATCGCGAATTTGGCGGGCTTGAGCCACACCGGGGCTCCCGTGATCGTGCGCTGGTCCCGCGTCATCGCGACGATGAACCCCGCGAGGGCAACAAGCATCAACACACCGGTTGCCGTGAGCGGTGCGTCCGTCCGCCAGAGACGGCGGGGCGTTGATGTGAGATGGTCACGGACAGTCATGGCGGCGCTCCGGCGTTGAATGTTAGCCTTGTCAACATTAGGATACCAATCGATGTTGACATTGTCAACCCGCAGAAGCTATCCTGTCGGCATGCCACCATTGCGCCCCCGACCGGCCCGAAAGCAGGAAGGTCAGTACCACCACGGCGACCTGCGTCGCGCCATGCTGCAGGCCGCGGTGCGCACCATCGATCGTCACGGTGTCGAAGCGGTAACGCTGCGGGCCGTGGGTGCGAGCCTCGGGGTGTCGCGCACCGCGCTCTACCGGCACTTTCAGAACAAGTCGTCGTTGCTGACCGCCGTGGCGGCGGAGGGGTTCACCACGCTGCGAGAGCTGTTGCTCGAAGCGTGGAAGGGAGGCGGCCGCGGCCTCAAGGCATTTGCCGCGATGGGACG
The Gemmatimonadaceae bacterium DNA segment above includes these coding regions:
- a CDS encoding DUF2520 domain-containing protein; this translates as MNGGTFHPLVPFSNPERAPELLRSAWIGIDGDDNARAMSRRLAGSLGARTTDIPAGGKNVYHAAAVMSSNSRWCSPRWRAGCWWLSEFLSEAQHAEHSLMDGAVASIANATPEEALTGPVGRGDVETATASECAACSPRSKGVIPAVVACRFGDRRPAGLDSGRIGEIQKLLLLR
- a CDS encoding GrpB family protein encodes the protein MIVLAQHDPAWASEFAREAERLTKALGDLPLDLHHIGSTAIAGLIAKPVIDILAVAPSVEALDTRGAAYSALGYQVMGEFGIPCRRYFRKDNSAGRRTHQVHAFAQGSSEIARHLDFRDYLRAHPAVALAYGALKQTLASSCLGDMQCYSDGKTAFIRDVDQRAAMWKRESNIGGRSNRDR
- a CDS encoding sulfatase, producing MIALALGLLVAGAPMRRADAQATVTSAAAERKNVLLILVDDLRPEIGAYGSARAITPNMDRLAATGVLFERAYTQIAVCAPSRAALLTGLRPDSTRIYDLVTPLRTVMPATMTMPRFFKSQGYTTMSLGKVYHHHDDDPQGWSMPPLDAEGAWHGRGYLAESSIRAVESFAATRGTGSGGRGPAFEAANVPDTAYPDGKLANLAIERLIKRSVGVPFFLAVGFNKPHLPFNAPQKYWNLYPAERVMLPSNDYPPSNVTPYTLTTFGELRAYTDMPKQGNLSPEQARALNRGYLASVSYVDAQIGRVLDALNSLGLTRNTIVVLWGDHGYKLGEHAQWTKHANFELDTRIPLIVRAPGVTSPGGRSRAFVETVDVFATVSELAGLPIPPQQGTSMVPVLANPLRDWKTAAFSQFPREAGNRVMGRSIRTDRYRYVEWTREATGEVLARELYDHATDPQENANVAAMSRRASTVASLARRLREGWRAARPGDNR